The Acidimicrobiia bacterium genome has a window encoding:
- a CDS encoding rhomboid family intramembrane serine protease: MVLPLRDLNPAKRLPIITLAIIAINVFVYFAIQPHSTTAKSNEFVYDHAVIPCELLHGRPLSEVQIALQKCSVPDRDIVLRAPDGGLERATTREFAPHKNVYLAVLASMFLHASLLHLGGNMLFLWIFGNNVEDHLGRFKYALFYLIAGVISALGFIVVNPSSVAPLIGASGAIAGVMGAYLIWFPRARVLTITFFIPVYLPAALVLGIWFVTQFFTDPNSGVAWVAHVVGFGFGMLVALALRDTHGPRSRRIPPPPPLPGTWPGGLRGFE, from the coding sequence ATGGTGCTGCCGCTGCGCGACCTCAATCCGGCGAAGCGGCTCCCGATCATCACGCTGGCGATCATCGCGATCAACGTCTTCGTCTACTTCGCGATCCAGCCGCACAGCACCACGGCGAAGTCGAACGAGTTCGTCTACGACCACGCGGTGATCCCGTGTGAGCTGCTGCACGGGCGGCCGCTCAGCGAGGTACAGATCGCGCTGCAGAAGTGCTCGGTGCCCGACCGCGACATCGTGCTCCGGGCGCCCGACGGCGGTCTCGAACGCGCGACGACGCGTGAGTTCGCGCCGCACAAGAACGTCTACCTGGCGGTGCTCGCGTCGATGTTCCTGCACGCGAGCCTGTTGCACCTCGGCGGCAACATGCTGTTCCTCTGGATCTTCGGCAACAACGTCGAGGACCATCTCGGCCGCTTCAAGTACGCGCTCTTCTATCTGATCGCGGGCGTGATCTCGGCGCTGGGCTTCATCGTCGTGAACCCGAGCTCGGTCGCGCCGCTCATCGGTGCCTCGGGCGCGATCGCGGGCGTGATGGGCGCGTACCTGATCTGGTTCCCACGCGCGCGCGTGCTCACGATCACGTTCTTCATTCCGGTCTACTTACCGGCCGCGCTCGTGCTCGGGATCTGGTTCGTCACGCAGTTCTTCACCGATCCGAACTCGGGAGTCGCGTGGGTCGCGCACGTCGTCGGGTTCGGGTTCGGCATGCTCGTCGCGCTCGCGCTGCGCGACACCCATGGTCCACGGTCGCGGCGGATCCCGCCACCGCCCCCGCTACCGGGAACGTGGCCCGGCGGCCTGCGCGGCTTCGAGTAG
- a CDS encoding tetratricopeptide repeat protein, which yields MTATTNRRRRHKATEATEELRKLAGRQSDRALDALAHASDAFTRGHERDALRILRPLVDTYPRAAAVRELAGLCRYRLGMYPAAADDLQAFVDLTGSTEQHPVLMDCRRAQRRLQDVASLWEDLRESSPSAALVTEGRIVYAGALADAGHMADAIALLERRTSTSQRPQEHTVRLWYALADLYDRSGDIPRARAFFEQVRLHDRGFADVAERLAALS from the coding sequence GTGACCGCGACGACCAACCGGCGCAGACGCCACAAGGCGACCGAGGCGACCGAGGAGCTGCGCAAGCTTGCGGGTCGCCAGTCCGACCGCGCCCTCGACGCCCTCGCACACGCGAGCGACGCCTTCACCCGCGGCCACGAGCGCGACGCGCTGCGCATTCTGCGTCCGCTCGTCGACACCTATCCCCGCGCGGCTGCGGTGCGCGAGCTCGCCGGGCTGTGTCGTTACCGGCTCGGTATGTATCCGGCCGCGGCCGACGACCTCCAGGCCTTCGTCGACCTCACGGGCTCGACCGAACAGCACCCGGTGCTGATGGACTGCCGGCGCGCGCAGCGCCGACTCCAAGACGTCGCGAGCCTCTGGGAGGATCTGCGCGAGTCGTCGCCGTCGGCGGCGCTCGTGACCGAGGGCCGCATCGTCTACGCCGGCGCGCTCGCAGACGCCGGTCACATGGCCGATGCGATCGCGCTGCTCGAGCGGCGCACCTCGACCTCGCAGCGACCGCAGGAGCACACCGTGCGGCTCTGGTACGCGCTCGCGGACCTCTACGACCGCAGCGGTGACATCCCGCGTGCGCGTGCGTTCTTCGAGCAGGTGCGGCTCCACGACAGGGGCTTCGCCGACGTCGCGGAGCGCCTCGCCGCGCTCTCGTAG
- a CDS encoding 2-oxoacid:acceptor oxidoreductase subunit alpha gives MTVDTTSPDEVQTLDQVVIRFAGDSGDGMQLVGDRFTEISAAFGNDLATLPNFPAEIRAPAGTIAGVSSFQVHISDHDIVTPGDVPNVLVAMNPAALKANMPDLAPGTTLLINADAFEARNLDKAGYASNPLEDGSLDAFNVYPVPMTSITVEATKDLGVRPRDAERSKNFFALGLLCWMYTRPTKPMIEWIEQRFKDKEQVRAANLAAFRAGRNFGETAELFDHPYEVAPARLRSGTYRNIVGNLALAYGLIAASQRAQLPLVYASYPITPASDILHELSKHKNFGVKTLQAEDEIAACGIAIGAAFTGALGVTGTSGPGVDLKSEAIGLAISLELPLLIVDVQRGGPSTGLPTKTEQADLLLAMYGRHGEAPLPIVAAKSPADCFDAAFEAARIAVKYRTPVILLTDGYLANGAEPWLLPDVTSLPDISVEFATEKNHGDEFWPYLRDPETLARPWAIPGTPGLEHRIGGIEKEDGSGNISYAPDNHEHMIKIRAAKVAGIANDIPLTDLDDDGGTEVLVLGWGSTWGAITAGVRRVRARGKKVSHAHLTHLSPFPRDLGDVLRRFDRVLVPEMNLGQLAKLVRAEFLVDAHTFTRIAGVPFRAAEMEAQILEMYR, from the coding sequence GTGACCGTAGATACCACGTCGCCCGACGAGGTGCAGACGCTCGACCAGGTCGTCATCCGCTTCGCGGGCGACTCGGGCGACGGCATGCAGCTCGTCGGCGACCGCTTCACCGAGATCTCGGCGGCGTTCGGGAACGACCTCGCGACGCTGCCGAACTTCCCGGCCGAGATCCGGGCGCCGGCCGGCACGATCGCGGGCGTCTCCTCGTTCCAGGTCCACATCTCGGACCACGACATCGTGACGCCGGGCGACGTACCCAACGTCCTCGTCGCGATGAACCCGGCCGCGCTGAAGGCGAACATGCCCGACCTCGCGCCGGGCACGACGTTGCTCATCAACGCGGATGCGTTCGAAGCGCGCAACCTCGACAAGGCCGGCTACGCGAGCAACCCGCTCGAGGACGGCTCGCTCGACGCGTTCAACGTCTACCCGGTGCCGATGACGTCGATCACGGTCGAGGCGACGAAAGACCTCGGCGTGAGGCCGCGCGACGCCGAGCGCTCGAAGAACTTCTTCGCGCTCGGTCTGTTGTGCTGGATGTACACGCGTCCCACGAAGCCGATGATCGAGTGGATCGAGCAGCGCTTCAAGGACAAGGAGCAGGTGCGCGCCGCGAACCTCGCGGCGTTCCGCGCCGGCCGGAACTTCGGCGAGACCGCCGAGCTGTTCGATCACCCGTACGAGGTCGCGCCGGCCCGCCTGCGCAGCGGCACGTACCGCAACATCGTCGGCAACCTCGCGCTGGCGTACGGCCTCATCGCCGCGTCGCAGCGCGCGCAGCTGCCGCTCGTCTACGCGTCGTACCCGATCACGCCGGCGTCCGACATCCTGCACGAGCTGTCGAAGCACAAGAACTTCGGTGTCAAGACGCTGCAAGCCGAGGACGAGATCGCGGCGTGCGGCATCGCCATCGGTGCGGCCTTCACCGGTGCGCTCGGCGTCACCGGCACGAGCGGTCCGGGCGTCGACTTGAAGTCCGAGGCCATCGGGCTCGCGATCAGCCTCGAGCTGCCGTTGCTCATCGTCGACGTGCAGCGCGGCGGGCCGTCGACCGGTCTGCCCACGAAGACCGAGCAGGCCGACCTGCTGCTGGCGATGTACGGCCGCCACGGTGAGGCACCGTTGCCGATCGTGGCGGCGAAGTCGCCGGCCGACTGCTTCGACGCCGCCTTCGAGGCCGCGCGCATCGCCGTGAAGTACCGCACGCCCGTGATCCTGCTCACCGACGGCTACCTCGCCAACGGCGCGGAGCCGTGGCTGCTGCCGGACGTCACCTCGCTGCCCGACATCTCGGTGGAGTTCGCGACCGAGAAGAACCACGGCGACGAGTTCTGGCCGTATCTCCGCGACCCCGAGACGCTGGCGCGTCCGTGGGCGATTCCCGGCACACCCGGGCTCGAGCACCGCATCGGTGGCATCGAGAAGGAAGACGGCAGCGGCAACATCAGCTACGCGCCCGACAATCACGAGCACATGATCAAGATCCGTGCCGCCAAGGTCGCCGGCATCGCGAACGACATCCCGCTCACCGACCTCGACGACGACGGCGGCACCGAGGTGCTCGTCCTCGGCTGGGGCAGCACGTGGGGCGCCATCACCGCGGGCGTGCGCCGCGTGCGCGCACGCGGCAAGAAGGTCTCGCACGCGCACCTCACCCACCTGAGCCCGTTCCCGCGCGACCTCGGCGACGTGCTGCGCCGGTTCGACCGGGTCCTCGTGCCCGAGATGAACCTGGGCCAGCTCGCCAAGCTGGTGCGAGCCGAGTTCCTCGTCGACGCGCACACGTTCACGCGCATCGCGGGCGTGCCGTTCCGGGCCGCCGAGATGGAAGCACAGATCCTGGAGATGTATCGATGA
- a CDS encoding HAD-IIA family hydrolase: MTAPVVCCDLDGVIWRGDEPIAGAAEGIAVLRAAGRRVVFVTNNSSGTRAEYVAKLESCGVPVDPADVLSSAMAAARLLAVGLAPGARVLSYAGPGVHEALGAAGFQPVEELPVDAVVAGFHRDFDFDRLAVAADAVRAGARFVATNVDATYPTASGLVPGTGALVAALEVASGRRAEVAGKPHAPMAALVREVCGPDGVMIGDRPSSDGVFAVALGWPFALVLSGIAGTHGEEPVPDPPPEFVAADLGALAPQLLEAAQAAGPRSR; encoded by the coding sequence GTGACGGCGCCCGTCGTCTGCTGCGACCTCGACGGCGTCATCTGGCGCGGTGACGAGCCGATCGCCGGCGCGGCCGAGGGGATCGCGGTACTGCGTGCGGCCGGCCGGCGGGTGGTGTTCGTCACGAACAACTCGTCGGGGACCCGCGCCGAGTACGTCGCCAAGCTCGAGTCGTGCGGTGTGCCCGTCGATCCGGCCGACGTGCTCAGCAGCGCGATGGCCGCAGCGCGGCTGCTCGCCGTGGGCCTCGCGCCGGGTGCCCGCGTCCTGTCGTACGCCGGTCCCGGAGTGCACGAAGCCCTCGGCGCCGCCGGCTTCCAGCCCGTCGAGGAGCTGCCCGTCGACGCGGTGGTCGCCGGCTTCCACCGCGACTTCGATTTCGACCGCTTGGCCGTCGCCGCCGACGCGGTGCGCGCGGGTGCCCGGTTCGTCGCGACCAACGTCGACGCGACCTATCCGACGGCAAGCGGGCTCGTACCCGGAACCGGTGCGCTCGTCGCCGCGCTCGAGGTCGCGTCGGGGCGGCGGGCCGAGGTCGCGGGCAAGCCCCACGCGCCGATGGCCGCGCTGGTGCGCGAAGTGTGCGGGCCCGACGGCGTGATGATCGGCGACCGGCCGTCGTCCGACGGCGTGTTCGCCGTGGCGCTGGGCTGGCCGTTCGCGCTGGTGCTCAGCGGCATCGCCGGTACGCACGGCGAGGAACCGGTTCCCGATCCGCCACCCGAGTTCGTCGCCGCCGATCTCGGCGCGCTCGCGCCGCAGCTACTCGAAGCCGCGCAGGCCGCCGGGCCACGTTCCCGGTAG
- a CDS encoding 2-oxoacid:ferredoxin oxidoreductase subunit beta — protein sequence MSDTGVALTRKDFESDQEVRWCPGCGDYGILAAIQFVLPELGVKPEEMVFVSGIGCAARLPYYMNTYGMHGIHGRAPAIATGVALTRPDLHVWVIGGDGDMLSIGGNHLIHALRRNVNLKILMLNNQIYGLTKGQYSPTSEIGKVTKSTPFGSIDHPFNPVSLALGTEAGFVARTHDMDRKHMMETFRRAHEHRGAAFVEVYQNCNVFNDGAFAGILKRDVRADMLIELKHGERIIFGTDGQLGITLNEFGEPSVCNVADVGADKLLVHDEHRADPTLAFALSRLADAPNVPTPVGVFRDVERPIYEVEVQRQLAAASQRSGPGDLAELLATGSTWTVGES from the coding sequence ATGAGCGACACCGGCGTGGCCCTCACACGCAAGGACTTCGAGTCCGACCAGGAAGTTCGGTGGTGTCCGGGGTGCGGCGACTACGGGATCCTCGCCGCGATCCAGTTCGTGCTCCCCGAGCTCGGCGTGAAGCCCGAGGAGATGGTGTTCGTCTCCGGCATCGGCTGCGCGGCGCGTCTGCCGTATTACATGAACACCTACGGGATGCACGGCATCCACGGCCGCGCGCCGGCGATCGCGACCGGCGTCGCGCTGACTCGTCCCGACCTGCACGTGTGGGTGATCGGCGGCGACGGCGACATGCTGTCGATCGGTGGCAACCACCTGATCCACGCGCTGCGCCGCAACGTCAACCTCAAGATCCTGATGCTCAACAACCAGATCTACGGGTTGACGAAGGGTCAGTACTCACCGACCTCGGAGATCGGCAAGGTCACGAAGTCGACGCCGTTCGGCTCCATCGACCACCCGTTCAATCCCGTCTCGCTCGCGCTCGGCACGGAGGCCGGGTTCGTCGCCCGTACGCACGACATGGACCGCAAGCACATGATGGAGACCTTCCGCCGGGCGCACGAGCACCGCGGCGCGGCCTTCGTCGAGGTGTACCAGAACTGCAACGTCTTCAACGACGGTGCGTTCGCGGGCATCCTCAAGCGCGACGTGCGCGCCGACATGCTCATCGAGCTGAAGCATGGTGAACGGATCATCTTCGGGACCGACGGTCAGCTCGGCATCACGCTCAACGAGTTCGGCGAGCCGTCGGTGTGCAACGTCGCCGACGTGGGCGCCGACAAGCTGCTCGTGCACGACGAGCACCGCGCCGACCCGACGCTCGCATTCGCGCTGTCGCGTCTCGCCGACGCACCGAACGTGCCGACGCCCGTCGGCGTGTTCCGCGATGTCGAGCGGCCGATCTACGAGGTCGAGGTGCAGCGCCAGCTCGCGGCCGCGTCGCAGCGGTCGGGCCCGGGCGACCTCGCGGAGTTGCTCGCGACCGGATCGACGTGGACGGTCGGAGAGTCCTAG
- a CDS encoding DUF1015 domain-containing protein: MPDFFPFAGFRYDRDRGDDLTARVAPPYDVIDEDQRRTLEATHPENAVRLILPRDGDVDGDRYDRAASDYERWCAQGVLVRDSEPRFYGYRMDFTDEHGRARHTLGVVGALALPEPGDGTVLPHERTLPKAKSDRLALLRATRLNLDPIWGLSLTEGLSDAIDTSRPLGECTDEDGTVHSLFAIDDPARQRAIREGVAATPVVLADGHHRFETALNYREERRHAGIADPGADAIMTFVVELADDQLSIEPIHRLLHLPGDGHAAAASLRDVLGSAFTVTDAGPNTAAGVDALESAMRESGALGLVDPDGLALLVPRRDVTGPALAHEPAPVAGTDAALVEAVVVPLLTGASMEYRHDARGVAALVASGVADAALLLRPVSVADTRAAALAGVRMPQKTTFFAPKPRTGMVFRSLD, from the coding sequence GTGCCCGACTTCTTCCCGTTCGCGGGGTTCCGTTACGACCGCGACCGCGGGGATGACCTGACGGCGCGGGTCGCCCCACCTTACGACGTGATCGACGAGGACCAACGCCGGACGCTCGAGGCGACGCACCCCGAGAACGCGGTGCGGCTCATCCTGCCTCGGGACGGCGACGTCGACGGCGACCGCTATGACCGCGCCGCCTCCGACTACGAACGCTGGTGCGCGCAGGGCGTGCTCGTGCGCGATTCCGAGCCCCGCTTCTACGGGTACCGCATGGACTTCACCGACGAGCACGGGCGCGCGCGGCACACGCTCGGCGTGGTCGGCGCGCTCGCACTGCCCGAGCCCGGCGACGGCACGGTGCTCCCCCACGAGCGCACACTGCCGAAGGCGAAGAGCGACCGGCTCGCGCTGCTGCGCGCGACGCGACTCAACCTCGACCCGATCTGGGGTCTCTCCCTCACCGAGGGTCTGAGCGACGCGATCGACACGAGCCGCCCGCTCGGCGAGTGCACCGACGAGGATGGAACCGTGCACTCGCTGTTCGCGATCGACGATCCCGCGCGCCAACGCGCGATCCGCGAGGGCGTCGCCGCGACACCGGTCGTGTTGGCCGACGGCCACCACCGCTTCGAGACCGCGCTCAACTATCGCGAGGAACGCCGCCACGCCGGCATCGCCGATCCCGGCGCCGACGCGATCATGACCTTCGTCGTCGAGCTCGCCGACGACCAGCTCAGCATCGAGCCGATCCACCGGCTGCTGCATCTCCCCGGCGACGGGCACGCGGCCGCGGCGTCACTGCGCGACGTGCTCGGGTCGGCGTTCACCGTCACCGACGCGGGCCCGAACACCGCCGCCGGCGTCGACGCGCTCGAGTCCGCGATGCGCGAGTCGGGCGCGCTCGGCCTGGTCGACCCCGACGGGCTCGCGCTGCTCGTCCCCCGCCGCGACGTCACCGGGCCCGCACTCGCGCACGAGCCCGCGCCGGTCGCCGGTACCGACGCCGCGCTCGTCGAAGCCGTCGTCGTCCCGCTGCTCACGGGCGCGTCGATGGAGTACCGCCACGACGCGCGCGGTGTCGCCGCGCTGGTGGCATCGGGTGTCGCCGACGCCGCGCTGCTCCTGCGCCCGGTCTCCGTCGCCGACACGCGCGCGGCCGCGCTCGCGGGGGTCCGCATGCCTCAGAAAACGACGTTCTTCGCGCCCAAGCCCCGCACCGGCATGGTGTTCCGCAGCTTGGATTGA
- a CDS encoding tetratricopeptide repeat protein, producing MREDDADAHDADEPSAYVAFRDGDELLASGNPHAAIVALERARELEPEQASVRETLARAYFQAARFGAAAAEFATAIELDPVNDYAHFGLGLALQRTGDVVGARRHLRIATVMRPDNVDYQHALAAVAVDDTAPSDPSDPSDSSDPS from the coding sequence ATGCGCGAGGACGACGCCGACGCCCACGACGCCGACGAGCCGTCGGCCTACGTCGCGTTCCGCGACGGCGACGAGCTCCTCGCCTCGGGCAACCCGCACGCCGCGATCGTCGCGCTCGAACGGGCGCGGGAGCTCGAGCCCGAACAGGCGTCGGTCCGCGAGACGCTCGCACGCGCGTACTTCCAAGCCGCGCGCTTCGGCGCCGCCGCGGCCGAGTTCGCGACCGCGATCGAGCTCGATCCGGTGAACGACTACGCGCACTTCGGACTCGGCCTCGCGCTGCAGCGCACCGGCGATGTCGTCGGCGCGCGCCGCCACCTGCGCATCGCCACGGTCATGCGTCCCGACAACGTCGACTACCAGCACGCGCTCGCGGCGGTCGCGGTCGACGACACCGCGCCGTCCGACCCGTCCGACCCGTCCGACTCGTCCGACCCGTCGTGA